In Hymenobacter gelipurpurascens, one DNA window encodes the following:
- a CDS encoding endonuclease MutS2, with the protein MILPQNFEQKIGFTQLREMLDGLCLSALGRQFVAKMTFQTKHDQLHKLLLQTDEFRQLLSSGADFPSSHYHDVHHHLVRANIPGSYLDVAAFFAIKMSLRTIREALTFFTHAEETLYPTLRLLGIGVQVDRNLLAALDKVVDEEGQVRDNASPLLGQLRQELINRQGLLRKQIAGILRHARQEGWVPEGAEPTIRGGRLVLPVIAEHKRRVKGLIHDESATGQTVFIEPEAVFELNNDIKDLENAYQRELIRILTQLTAQLRPHIPDLRKAYQYLGLLDFIRAKGRLAQRLEASLPELHPRPLIRWNQVRHPLLYLTFLGHSKDDPREVVPLDIELTSEQRLLLISGPNAGGKSVSMKTVGLVQYMLQCGLLIPAGDGSEAGVFEDIFLDIGDEQSLENDLSTYSSHLLSMKQFVTLANKRSLVLIDEFGTGTEPSLGGAIAEAVLEQLNRARAFGVITTHYTNLKNYAERTEGIVNGAMRYDPDQLQPLYRLEIGKPGSSFAIEIARKIGLPKQIVERATQLVGKDKIRYDRLLEGLEKEKTELEQRTAEAAKAEKRLKKAAQEYQDLKKYLDDTTLEVLRDAKAKAKMLLRDTNQQIEATIQEIRLGQAEKERTKEARGKLDTFVREKLQIEPPKARATRELADVNTLKPGDKVALIGQEGHGEIMSVKGKTAEVSFGGMKTLVKIGQLEKLTRSEIREREKDAARRAPAQYSGFDTTGKMSSFSPTLDLRGERAEDALNKIMAYVDDAVMLGVPEIKILHGRGNGVLRQVVRDYLHRIRAVASVADEHADRGGDGATIAVLK; encoded by the coding sequence TTGATTCTTCCTCAGAATTTTGAGCAAAAAATAGGCTTCACGCAACTACGTGAAATGCTGGACGGGCTGTGCCTCAGTGCGCTAGGCCGCCAGTTTGTAGCCAAAATGACCTTTCAGACCAAGCACGACCAGCTCCATAAGCTGCTGCTCCAAACGGATGAATTCCGTCAGCTGCTTAGCAGCGGTGCTGATTTTCCCAGCTCCCACTACCACGATGTGCACCACCATTTGGTGCGCGCAAATATTCCCGGCTCTTACTTAGATGTGGCGGCTTTCTTCGCTATCAAGATGAGCCTGCGCACTATTCGGGAGGCGCTGACTTTCTTTACCCACGCCGAGGAAACGTTGTACCCTACACTTCGCCTGCTGGGCATTGGCGTGCAGGTTGACCGTAATCTACTCGCCGCCCTGGATAAGGTGGTGGACGAGGAAGGGCAGGTGCGCGATAACGCCTCACCGCTGCTAGGCCAGTTGCGCCAGGAACTGATCAACCGTCAGGGCCTATTGCGCAAGCAGATTGCGGGTATTCTGCGCCACGCTCGCCAGGAAGGCTGGGTGCCAGAAGGTGCCGAGCCTACCATTCGGGGCGGGCGGTTGGTGCTGCCGGTAATTGCGGAGCACAAGCGCCGCGTGAAAGGCCTGATTCATGATGAGTCGGCGACGGGGCAGACGGTGTTTATTGAGCCGGAAGCCGTGTTCGAGCTGAACAACGACATCAAGGACCTCGAAAACGCCTACCAGCGTGAGCTTATCCGCATCCTGACCCAGCTCACGGCTCAGTTGCGCCCACACATTCCGGACCTGCGCAAAGCGTACCAGTACTTAGGCCTGTTGGATTTCATTCGGGCAAAGGGCCGGTTGGCGCAACGCTTGGAGGCTTCCTTGCCGGAGCTGCACCCGCGCCCCCTGATTCGGTGGAACCAAGTGCGTCATCCGCTGCTGTATCTTACCTTTCTAGGCCACTCCAAAGACGACCCGCGCGAAGTGGTGCCGCTGGATATCGAGCTGACGTCCGAACAGCGCCTGCTGCTGATTTCGGGGCCTAATGCCGGTGGTAAATCCGTGAGTATGAAGACGGTAGGCCTGGTGCAGTACATGCTGCAGTGTGGCCTCCTGATTCCGGCCGGCGACGGTTCGGAAGCGGGCGTGTTCGAGGATATTTTCCTGGACATCGGCGACGAGCAAAGCCTGGAAAACGACCTGAGTACGTACTCTTCGCACTTGCTGAGTATGAAGCAGTTCGTGACCCTGGCCAACAAGCGTAGCCTCGTCCTGATCGACGAATTTGGTACGGGCACCGAGCCCAGCCTGGGCGGCGCCATTGCCGAAGCCGTGCTGGAGCAACTCAACCGCGCCCGCGCATTCGGTGTCATCACCACGCACTATACCAACCTGAAGAACTACGCCGAGCGCACCGAGGGCATTGTAAACGGCGCCATGCGCTACGACCCCGATCAGCTGCAGCCGCTGTACCGCCTGGAAATTGGCAAGCCGGGTTCTTCCTTTGCTATCGAAATTGCCCGTAAAATCGGGTTGCCGAAGCAGATTGTGGAGCGAGCTACCCAGCTTGTCGGCAAAGACAAAATCCGGTACGACCGGCTGCTGGAAGGCCTCGAAAAGGAAAAAACGGAGCTGGAGCAGCGTACCGCTGAAGCCGCCAAGGCCGAGAAGCGTCTGAAAAAAGCCGCTCAGGAGTACCAGGACCTCAAGAAATATCTCGACGATACCACGCTGGAGGTGCTGCGCGATGCCAAGGCCAAGGCCAAAATGCTGCTCCGCGATACCAACCAGCAGATTGAGGCCACCATTCAGGAGATCAGGCTAGGCCAGGCGGAGAAGGAGCGCACCAAGGAGGCGCGTGGTAAGCTGGATACGTTCGTGCGCGAAAAGCTCCAGATTGAGCCCCCCAAAGCCCGCGCCACCCGCGAGCTGGCCGACGTAAACACCCTCAAACCCGGCGACAAAGTGGCGCTAATTGGGCAGGAAGGGCACGGCGAAATCATGAGCGTGAAAGGTAAAACCGCAGAGGTTTCCTTCGGCGGCATGAAGACGCTGGTGAAGATAGGCCAGTTGGAAAAGCTCACACGCTCCGAAATTCGGGAGCGAGAGAAAGATGCTGCCCGCCGGGCTCCGGCTCAGTACTCGGGCTTCGATACCACCGGCAAAATGTCGAGCTTCAGCCCCACGCTAGACTTGCGCGGCGAGCGGGCTGAGGATGCGCTCAACAAGATCATGGCCTACGTAGATGATGCCGTGATGCTAGGCGTGCCGGAAATCAAAATCCTGCACGGCCGCGGTAATGGCGTGCTGCGCCAGGTAGTGCGCGACTACCTGCACCGCATCCGGGCCGTTGCCAGCGTAGCCGACGAGCACGCCGACCGTGGCGGCGACGGCGCTACTATTGCCGTGCTGAAGTAA
- the rlmF gene encoding 23S rRNA (adenine(1618)-N(6))-methyltransferase RlmF: protein MHPRNPHNARYDFPQLLSTSPELAAFVVPNPSGDSSIDFANPAAVKALNRALLKQFYGVAAWDVPAGYLCPPIPGRADYLHYAADLLAADHGGVVPRDKAVHVLDVGVGANCVYPIVGTHEYGWRFLGSEIDPVALKSSRTMVAANPSLTGRVDIRLQTHAAYVFDGIVKPREEFDLVMCNPPFHASAADAAAGSRRKGRNLGYAKSPEPVLNFGGQNTELWCEGGEEGFLRRFVEQSVPLAHRVLWFSILISKKETLRSAYYFLQKAGVEESSIRTIEMTQGQKTSRIVAWTFQDEEQRKAWALRRWKPVV from the coding sequence ATGCACCCCCGCAACCCCCACAACGCCCGCTACGATTTTCCGCAGCTTCTGAGCACCAGCCCGGAGCTGGCCGCTTTTGTAGTGCCCAACCCCAGCGGCGACAGCAGCATCGACTTCGCTAATCCCGCTGCCGTGAAGGCCCTGAATCGGGCGTTGCTGAAGCAATTCTACGGCGTGGCCGCCTGGGACGTGCCCGCCGGCTACCTCTGCCCACCCATTCCGGGCCGCGCCGACTATCTGCACTATGCCGCCGATCTGCTGGCTGCCGACCACGGCGGCGTGGTGCCGCGTGATAAAGCTGTACACGTTCTGGACGTGGGCGTGGGCGCGAACTGCGTGTATCCTATCGTCGGTACGCATGAGTACGGGTGGCGTTTCTTAGGTTCGGAGATAGATCCGGTGGCTCTGAAATCGTCTAGAACGATGGTGGCGGCCAATCCTTCCCTGACTGGCCGGGTAGATATTCGTTTGCAAACCCACGCGGCCTACGTGTTCGATGGGATTGTGAAGCCTCGGGAAGAGTTCGATCTGGTGATGTGCAATCCGCCGTTCCACGCCTCAGCTGCTGATGCGGCGGCGGGCAGCCGGCGCAAAGGGCGCAACTTGGGCTACGCTAAGTCGCCGGAGCCGGTGCTGAACTTCGGGGGCCAGAACACGGAGTTGTGGTGTGAAGGGGGCGAGGAAGGCTTTTTGCGCCGTTTTGTAGAGCAAAGCGTACCACTGGCGCATCGGGTGCTATGGTTCTCCATCCTCATTTCTAAGAAAGAAACTCTGCGCAGCGCGTACTACTTTCTGCAAAAGGCTGGGGTAGAAGAATCCTCTATCCGGACCATTGAAATGACACAAGGCCAGAAAACCAGCCGCATCGTAGCCTGGACCTTTCAGGACGAGGAACAGCGGAAGGCCTGGGCTCTGCGCCGCTGGAAGCCAGTGGTCTAG
- the murB gene encoding UDP-N-acetylmuramate dehydrogenase has protein sequence MASAPVLEHQVSLRAYNTFGLDVKARLFARFSSVEELRALLALPEVQQTEKLVLGGGSNLLFTQDFDGVVLKNEIRGLEIISQDEETALVRAGAGESWHGLVQYTLDQDLSGIENLSLIPGTVGAAPLQNIGAYGSELKDTYDHLEALEVASGHTRTFSAAECGFGYRESVFKGPLKNQYIVTSVVLRLHRQARLNVTYGAIQTTLEDLGIGGEPTPRDVSEAVMHIRRSKLPDPAQIGNAGSFFKNPEVSQQKYDALKSQYPDLPGYPVPGGVKVPAAWLIEQCGWKGQRRGAHGVHDKQALVLVNHGGAQGGDIRDLAQEIIASVREKFGIELHPEVNIH, from the coding sequence ATGGCTTCGGCTCCTGTTCTTGAACACCAAGTTTCTCTTCGCGCCTACAACACGTTCGGTCTGGACGTAAAGGCCCGGCTTTTCGCCCGCTTCAGCTCCGTGGAAGAGCTGCGGGCGTTGCTGGCGCTGCCGGAAGTGCAGCAAACGGAAAAACTGGTGCTGGGCGGTGGCTCCAACTTGCTTTTCACGCAGGATTTTGATGGCGTAGTATTGAAGAATGAAATCCGGGGGCTGGAAATCATCAGCCAAGATGAAGAAACGGCCCTGGTACGCGCTGGCGCCGGCGAGTCGTGGCACGGGCTGGTGCAGTACACCCTAGATCAGGACCTGAGTGGCATCGAAAACCTTTCTCTGATTCCGGGCACCGTGGGGGCGGCTCCGCTCCAGAATATCGGGGCCTACGGCTCGGAATTGAAGGACACATATGACCATCTGGAAGCCCTGGAGGTGGCTAGCGGGCATACACGCACATTCTCGGCCGCTGAGTGCGGCTTCGGCTACCGCGAAAGTGTGTTCAAAGGCCCCCTGAAAAACCAGTATATCGTCACGAGCGTGGTGCTGCGCCTGCACCGTCAGGCCCGCCTCAACGTTACTTATGGCGCCATCCAGACCACGCTCGAGGATCTTGGTATTGGCGGTGAGCCCACGCCGCGCGACGTAAGCGAGGCCGTGATGCACATCCGCCGCAGCAAGCTCCCCGACCCCGCCCAAATTGGCAATGCCGGCTCTTTCTTCAAAAACCCCGAAGTCTCGCAGCAGAAGTACGATGCCCTCAAAAGCCAGTACCCCGACCTGCCCGGCTACCCGGTACCCGGCGGCGTGAAGGTGCCCGCCGCTTGGCTCATTGAGCAATGTGGCTGGAAAGGCCAGCGCCGTGGCGCCCATGGCGTACACGACAAGCAGGCGCTGGTACTAGTGAACCACGGTGGCGCCCAAGGCGGCGACATCCGCGACCTGGCTCAGGAAATCATTGCCTCGGTGCGGGAGAAGTTCGGAATCGAGCTGCACCCCGAGGTGAATATTCACTAG
- a CDS encoding sugar MFS transporter yields MAAPITSSSPTTASSATASSYLLPMAAMTSLFFLFGAVTNFNDVLMPYLKDICQLTDLQSSLVQSAFFGAYFLMSLPAGYVLKRLGYQRGIVLGLLVMAAGAVMFVPAANSRTFGLFLTALGLLGAGITLLQVAANPYVSVLGPANRAASRVSIVGVANGLGGTISPLIGGAILFGTSEVLKARLATLPLQQRLTEEATLIKPLYLGLAGFLVALAGIFFLLRLPEIESLPAGDAADALPATANRRSALDFPHLVLGIGAIFLYVGVEVGLGSFLIRYGESQGITQLSGFTQQLVRGLNVVTNFASVLFGKSPAPIDTTAGFTKAVGAVLVASYWFGVMVGRIVGIPLLQRFNDRKMLVGVCAAGVALVVASMLSSGEAALWMIVLCGLCNAIMWPVIFPMAIKGLGQFTKQGSSYLIMAIVGGAIVPPLMGWIATNGGGLRVAFILPALCYAYLFFYALRGYRVR; encoded by the coding sequence ATGGCTGCTCCTATTACTTCCTCCTCTCCCACCACAGCTTCCAGCGCCACGGCCAGCAGCTACCTGCTCCCCATGGCAGCCATGACGAGCCTGTTCTTCCTGTTCGGTGCCGTCACGAATTTCAACGACGTGCTGATGCCCTACCTCAAGGACATCTGCCAGCTCACCGATTTGCAGTCGTCGTTGGTGCAGTCAGCGTTTTTCGGGGCGTATTTCCTGATGTCGCTGCCGGCCGGCTATGTCCTGAAACGGCTAGGCTACCAGCGCGGCATTGTGCTAGGCCTCTTGGTGATGGCCGCCGGCGCCGTGATGTTTGTGCCTGCCGCCAACTCTCGCACCTTCGGCCTGTTCCTGACGGCGCTAGGCCTATTAGGTGCCGGTATCACGCTCTTGCAAGTAGCCGCCAACCCCTACGTATCAGTGCTAGGGCCTGCCAACCGTGCGGCCAGCCGGGTAAGTATTGTGGGCGTAGCCAACGGCCTGGGCGGCACTATTTCGCCGCTGATAGGTGGGGCCATTCTGTTCGGAACTTCCGAGGTCCTGAAAGCACGCTTGGCTACGCTGCCCCTGCAGCAGCGCCTCACCGAAGAAGCCACCCTCATCAAGCCGCTTTACCTAGGCCTAGCGGGTTTCCTGGTGGCGCTGGCCGGCATCTTCTTCCTGCTGCGCCTGCCCGAAATTGAAAGCCTGCCCGCCGGCGACGCAGCCGACGCGCTGCCCGCTACCGCCAACCGCCGCTCCGCCCTCGACTTTCCGCACCTCGTGCTCGGCATCGGGGCCATATTCCTGTACGTGGGCGTAGAGGTTGGCCTAGGCTCTTTCCTCATTCGTTACGGCGAGTCGCAGGGCATCACGCAGCTCAGCGGCTTCACGCAGCAGTTAGTACGCGGCCTGAATGTTGTTACCAACTTCGCCTCGGTGCTGTTTGGCAAGTCGCCAGCCCCCATTGACACCACAGCGGGATTCACCAAAGCCGTGGGTGCCGTACTCGTGGCCTCCTATTGGTTTGGCGTGATGGTCGGCCGCATCGTGGGCATTCCGCTCCTGCAGCGCTTCAACGACCGGAAGATGCTGGTGGGAGTGTGCGCAGCCGGTGTAGCGCTGGTAGTAGCCTCCATGCTTTCCAGTGGTGAGGCGGCCCTCTGGATGATCGTCCTCTGCGGCCTCTGCAACGCCATCATGTGGCCCGTTATCTTCCCCATGGCCATCAAAGGCCTGGGCCAGTTCACCAAGCAAGGCTCGTCTTACCTGATTATGGCCATTGTGGGTGGGGCCATCGTTCCGCCTCTCATGGGCTGGATTGCCACCAACGGAGGTGGCCTACGGGTGGCTTTCATTCTGCCAGCACTGTGCTACGCTTACCTCTTCTTCTACGCCCTGCGTGGGTACCGCGTACGCTAA
- a CDS encoding aquaporin, with protein MPKYLAEVLGTFAIIFCGTGAIIINQETGGTVTHVGIAITFGLVVTSMIYALGNISGAHFNPAVSIAFAVARKFPAREVLPYIISQVVGAVLASATLRFLFPANVLLGATMPKGSEMQSFVLEFILTYFQMLVVMNVAHGSKEQGMFAGLAIGGVVLLEAMFAGPICGASMNPVRSLAPALVSGHLEHVWLYVVAPTAGAIGAVFTWRYLKGSAPAEVA; from the coding sequence ATGCCTAAATATCTGGCCGAGGTTCTCGGCACCTTTGCCATCATCTTTTGCGGGACCGGGGCAATCATTATCAATCAGGAAACGGGCGGCACCGTTACGCATGTGGGCATTGCCATTACGTTCGGGCTAGTTGTCACTTCCATGATTTACGCCTTGGGCAACATCTCAGGCGCTCATTTCAACCCGGCGGTTTCTATTGCGTTTGCGGTAGCGCGCAAGTTTCCGGCGCGGGAGGTGCTACCCTACATCATTAGCCAGGTGGTGGGCGCCGTGCTGGCCAGCGCTACCCTGCGGTTTCTGTTTCCGGCTAATGTGTTGCTGGGCGCCACCATGCCCAAAGGCTCAGAGATGCAGTCCTTCGTGCTGGAGTTTATCCTGACCTATTTTCAGATGCTGGTGGTGATGAACGTGGCGCACGGCTCCAAGGAGCAAGGCATGTTCGCGGGCTTGGCCATTGGGGGCGTAGTGCTGCTGGAAGCCATGTTTGCCGGTCCCATCTGCGGTGCTTCCATGAACCCCGTCCGCTCCCTTGCTCCTGCCTTGGTTTCGGGCCATCTGGAACATGTTTGGCTGTATGTGGTGGCGCCCACCGCCGGGGCCATTGGGGCCGTTTTCACCTGGCGCTACCTTAAGGGCTCCGCTCCTGCTGAGGTGGCCTAG
- a CDS encoding THUMP domain-containing class I SAM-dependent RNA methyltransferase, with translation MADNRRSASFYMTATTQFGLEEVLAEELRQLGAKIEKVGQRAIEFTGNTQLLYEACLWCRTAMRILKPFADFYARDEKALYREVGRIDWSKYIRQDQTFAITAVVNKSSFEHSLFVAQLTKDAIVDQFRNRTGERPSVDVKNPDIRLHLHMIENEVILSLDASGESLHKRGYRQQTNVAPLNEALAAGLLLLTGWDGKKPLIDPMCGSGTLLTEAALIAQRIAPGLYHQGKFGFENWADFDSALWESVQMDARQMRLEEPQAYIAGSDLSREFIELARENVAAADLEDFIRLGVRDVKEAKAPAKEEPGIVIMNPPYGERIGDELEMDALYKTIGDTLKSGFQGYDAYIFTGNLEAAKRIGLKTSRRIPLYNGPIDCRLLKYELYQGTRKVSKPQ, from the coding sequence ATGGCCGATAACCGCCGATCCGCTTCCTTTTACATGACCGCCACCACCCAATTTGGGTTGGAAGAAGTGCTGGCCGAAGAACTTCGCCAGCTTGGAGCGAAGATTGAGAAGGTTGGACAGCGCGCCATTGAGTTTACGGGCAATACCCAGCTGCTTTACGAAGCCTGCCTGTGGTGCCGCACGGCCATGCGCATCCTGAAGCCCTTCGCCGATTTCTATGCCCGCGACGAAAAAGCGCTGTATCGCGAGGTCGGCCGCATCGATTGGAGCAAGTACATCCGGCAGGACCAGACGTTTGCCATCACGGCCGTCGTGAACAAGTCCTCGTTTGAGCATTCCCTCTTTGTGGCTCAGCTCACCAAGGATGCCATTGTGGATCAGTTCCGCAACCGCACCGGCGAGAGGCCTAGCGTGGATGTGAAGAACCCCGACATTCGTCTGCACCTGCACATGATTGAAAATGAGGTGATCCTGAGTTTGGATGCCTCCGGCGAATCATTGCACAAGCGTGGGTATCGTCAGCAAACCAACGTGGCTCCCCTCAATGAGGCCCTGGCTGCCGGCCTGTTGCTGCTCACAGGCTGGGACGGCAAGAAGCCACTCATAGACCCTATGTGCGGCTCCGGCACCCTACTCACCGAAGCAGCCCTAATTGCCCAGCGCATTGCGCCCGGCCTCTACCACCAAGGCAAGTTTGGCTTCGAGAACTGGGCCGATTTTGACTCCGCCTTGTGGGAATCGGTGCAGATGGATGCGCGTCAGATGCGCCTAGAGGAACCCCAGGCCTACATTGCCGGCTCCGATTTGTCGCGCGAGTTCATTGAGCTAGCCCGCGAAAACGTGGCCGCTGCTGATCTGGAAGACTTCATTCGGCTGGGCGTGCGCGATGTGAAGGAAGCCAAAGCCCCCGCCAAAGAAGAGCCCGGCATCGTCATCATGAATCCGCCCTACGGCGAGCGAATTGGCGACGAGCTGGAGATGGACGCCTTATACAAAACCATCGGCGACACACTAAAATCCGGATTTCAGGGGTATGATGCCTACATTTTCACTGGCAATTTGGAAGCGGCCAAGCGCATCGGCCTGAAAACTTCTCGTCGCATTCCCCTCTATAATGGCCCCATCGACTGCCGCCTGCTCAAATATGAGCTATATCAGGGCACGCGCAAAGTGAGCAAGCCGCAGTAA
- a CDS encoding glycoside hydrolase family 13 protein: protein MKNTVVCLLLAASVLPLGGTAQSITRLNPTNWWVGMKNTNVQVLVYGPSAGTLAYTINYPGVKLVKANTVENPNYAFLDLAIASTAKPGTVKIVGKKGAQTITQNWELKARDNAPKGQGVTSADFIYLAMPDRFANGDPSNDKFADLADPNADRSNPFYRHGGDLQGAAQHIGYLKDLGVTAVWFTPVLENNQPLTNEGGNMRSAYHGYGFTDHYVIDKRLGGNEAYKAYVQQAHTAGLKVVQDAVYNHIGINHWFVKDAPMKSWLHQWPTYTNTSYRQQPITDPYASQIDKKVTLDGWFVPFLPDLNQSNPYVANFLIQHAIWTVETFGVDAWRIDTYMYNDQPFMNRCNAALLKEYPKIHIFGESSVNNVVDQAYYVKNNINFPFKSNQPGGLDFTLEGAMMAGLKEVGTPAATGWDNGVQRVYQMLAQDAVYQEPGKLVTFLDNHDHNRFLSEVGEDFDKYKIGLTWLLTTRGIPSMYYGTEILMKNFKDPSDAEVRRDFPGGWPDDKENKFTSGGRSAKENEAFNYVRTLASYRRTHPVLHSGKLMQYLPENGLYAYFRYNASGTVLVATNSTDKPASLPTARFSERMSGFTKARNVLTNETLNDLKTLQLPAKTAVVLELMK from the coding sequence ATGAAGAATACAGTTGTTTGCCTGCTACTAGCGGCCTCGGTGCTACCGCTGGGGGGTACGGCACAGTCTATTACGCGCCTGAATCCCACCAATTGGTGGGTAGGCATGAAAAACACCAATGTGCAAGTGCTGGTATACGGTCCCAGCGCCGGAACCCTGGCGTACACAATCAACTATCCGGGGGTAAAGCTGGTGAAGGCCAACACGGTAGAAAACCCGAACTATGCCTTTCTGGACCTGGCCATTGCGTCCACGGCCAAGCCCGGCACCGTGAAGATTGTGGGCAAAAAAGGCGCCCAAACTATTACCCAGAACTGGGAGCTAAAGGCCCGCGACAACGCACCGAAAGGGCAGGGCGTCACGTCCGCCGACTTCATCTATTTGGCTATGCCCGACCGGTTTGCCAACGGTGACCCCAGCAACGACAAGTTCGCGGACCTGGCCGACCCCAATGCCGACCGCAGCAACCCCTTTTATCGCCACGGCGGCGACTTGCAGGGAGCCGCTCAGCATATCGGCTACCTCAAAGACCTTGGGGTAACGGCGGTGTGGTTTACGCCCGTGCTGGAAAACAACCAGCCCCTCACCAATGAAGGCGGCAACATGCGCTCGGCGTATCATGGCTATGGCTTCACGGATCATTATGTGATAGACAAGCGCCTGGGCGGCAATGAGGCCTACAAGGCCTACGTACAGCAAGCCCACACTGCCGGTCTGAAAGTGGTGCAGGATGCCGTGTATAACCACATTGGCATCAACCATTGGTTTGTGAAGGATGCCCCCATGAAGAGCTGGCTGCACCAGTGGCCTACGTACACCAACACCTCGTACCGCCAGCAGCCCATCACGGACCCGTATGCGTCTCAAATCGATAAAAAGGTAACGCTTGATGGCTGGTTTGTGCCTTTCCTACCCGATCTGAACCAGAGCAACCCTTACGTGGCCAACTTCCTGATTCAGCACGCCATCTGGACGGTGGAAACGTTTGGCGTTGATGCCTGGCGCATCGATACTTACATGTACAACGACCAGCCCTTCATGAACCGCTGCAACGCGGCGCTGCTCAAGGAGTACCCCAAGATTCACATCTTCGGAGAGTCGTCGGTGAACAACGTGGTAGATCAGGCCTACTACGTGAAGAACAACATCAACTTTCCCTTCAAATCTAACCAGCCCGGTGGCCTGGATTTTACGCTGGAGGGCGCCATGATGGCCGGGCTAAAGGAAGTAGGCACCCCGGCCGCCACCGGCTGGGACAACGGCGTGCAGCGCGTCTATCAGATGTTGGCCCAAGATGCCGTGTATCAGGAGCCCGGTAAACTGGTTACGTTCCTCGACAACCACGACCACAACCGCTTCCTGTCGGAAGTAGGGGAAGATTTCGACAAATACAAGATAGGTCTCACGTGGCTGCTGACCACGCGCGGCATCCCATCCATGTACTACGGCACCGAAATCCTGATGAAGAACTTCAAGGACCCTTCTGATGCCGAAGTGCGCCGCGACTTTCCCGGCGGCTGGCCCGACGATAAGGAGAATAAATTCACATCGGGTGGCCGCTCAGCCAAAGAAAATGAAGCCTTCAACTACGTGCGTACCCTAGCTTCCTACCGCCGTACGCACCCTGTGCTGCACTCCGGCAAACTGATGCAGTACCTGCCGGAAAATGGCCTCTATGCGTATTTCCGCTACAACGCATCGGGCACTGTGCTTGTGGCCACTAACTCCACCGATAAGCCCGCAAGCTTGCCCACAGCCCGCTTCTCGGAGCGTATGAGCGGCTTCACAAAAGCCCGCAACGTGCTCACCAATGAAACCCTCAACGACCTGAAGACCCTGCAACTGCCCGCCAAAACGGCGGTAGTGCTGGAGTTAATGAAGTAG
- a CDS encoding four-helix bundle copper-binding protein, whose translation MTNSPASATQNQTVLDALNRCVAACENCISGCLGEEHVGMMANCIRLDRDCADVCALVARLVARGSEHAKHLMKECVEVCTKCANECAKHNDTHCQQCAAACKACAEACRQYLG comes from the coding sequence ATGACAAACTCCCCTGCTTCCGCCACCCAAAATCAAACCGTACTTGACGCCCTGAACCGCTGCGTAGCTGCCTGCGAAAACTGCATCAGCGGCTGCCTGGGCGAAGAACACGTGGGTATGATGGCAAACTGCATCCGCCTCGACCGAGACTGCGCCGACGTCTGTGCCCTCGTGGCCCGCCTTGTGGCCCGCGGCTCGGAGCACGCCAAGCACCTGATGAAGGAGTGTGTTGAGGTGTGTACCAAATGCGCCAATGAGTGCGCCAAGCACAACGATACCCATTGCCAGCAGTGTGCCGCCGCCTGCAAGGCCTGCGCCGAAGCATGCCGGCAGTATCTGGGGTAG